One part of the Ziziphus jujuba cultivar Dongzao chromosome 2, ASM3175591v1 genome encodes these proteins:
- the LOC107435110 gene encoding disease resistance protein RGA2-like isoform X3 codes for MDDFSTEASRLQLMSGSNMSKKVRTFFSSSNQLVFRRTMAHKIKDINNRLAGISKNHKNFHLEVHHEESRVVLREREQTHSYIPEKEVIGRESDRKAILDLLLDPNVEEDVSVLPIVGLGGLGKTTLAQFVFNHEKVQTNFDLKLWVCVSENFEVKSLVKRILNSATKKSTETKLMDQLQRELRDTINGKRYFLVLDDVWNEDREKWLKLENLLSNGAKGSRILITTRSQVVGNITTSSIKPYALGILNKDESWSLFKNVAFKLRHEPNNPNTKKIAMEIVDKCGGIPLAIRTIGSMLYSKPEAQWSSFLEMEFSRMPQNENDILPTLKLSYDNLPSHMKHCFAYCSLFPKDYEIEVDMLIKLWLAQGFIKSSSSGQSLEEEGFDIFSELHARSFFQEVKEHYRKKLECKMHDLMHDLAVQVAGTECTTLQSVGENINGRTRHVSFNFNLDPSNQFPTFLSKKNRIRTILLPQQSRDSKMLIDCDVPLGLKFLRTLDLHRSGLKKVPNSIGKLKHLRYLNLFGNEEIKTLPNSITKLHNLQTLKLSCCDGLVELPRDLKKLVNLRHLENDECNSLTHMPRGLGQLSNLVTLKEFIVNEEGMGPTNKQHNQAQVGVGGLNELMELNNLRGELYIRNLRYGKDASKEYKDAKLKEKQHLRALGLRWSNGSNDKDDNVDATSEAEDYEITLESLQPHPNLKELYIFDYRAGVRLASWFSSLTTLDRLLLNGCEKIKNVSALSQLPCLKALWLEKLPSLEYISNNNAKSVPLLSTLQMLEFLDLPNLKGWWKDVGEEEEKDIPLFECLSELNIWHAPKLTSNMPLYPYLEGELRLTDNHRLKTFQRTQQMKMMDSFSPLSNLTSLYIIGIESLQSLSEVKTYSLTSLRKLCVEKCPKLKIFLPAIQHLTSLQELEIISCHEVDIYGDSGDGNMWQALQSLLFLRLQDLPQLETLPDELQQLISLQKLTLEECKSLVVIPGWIGNLKSLRELRIKGSNKLTSLPEGMSQLTSLQSLYISDLPQLKTLPDGLQELTSLQKLTLEECKSLVDIPKWIGKLKSLRELRIMGSDKFTSLPDGMHELTSLQSLEIRDLPQLETLPDCLQQLTSLQQLILERCKSLMDIPEWIGNLKSLRRLHISGINKLTSLPEGMRQLTSLQSLYIGDCDPILKQRCERETGEDWHKISHSPSFSIDGERINPPQEPSTSSSSAALDKIFKSFRRLQLRNN; via the exons ATGGATGATTTCTCCACTGAAGCTTCGCGGCTACAACTAATGAGTGGAAGTAATATGAGCAAGAAGGTGCGCACTTTCTTCTCATCCTCCAACCAACTTGTGTTTCGTCGCACCATGGCTCACAAAATAAAAGACATCAATAATAGGCTAGCTGGGATTAGTAAGAATCACAAGAACTTCCATTTGGAGGTGCACCACGAGGAGTCTAGAGTTGTCCTTAGAGAGAGGGAGCAAACTCACTCTTACATACCTGAAAAAGAAGTTATTGGGAGGGAGAGTGATAGAAAGGCCATCCTAGACCTTTTGTTAGATCCCAATGTTGAAGAGGATGTGTCAGTTTTGCCAATAGTGGGTTTGGGAGGTTTAGGGAAAACCACACTTGCTCAATTCGTGTTTAACCATGAGAAGGTTCaaacaaattttgatttaaaattgtGGGTGTGTGTCTCTGAAAATTTTGAGGTGAAATCACTTGTTaagagaattttaaattctgCAACTAAGAAGAGTACAGAGACGAAGCTGATGGATCAATTGCAAAGAGAACTTCGAGATACGATAAATGGAAAGCGTTATTTCCTTGTACTCGATGACGTAtggaatgaggatagagaaaaATGGCTAAAGTTGGAAAACTTATTGTCAAATGGTGCAAAAGGGAGTAGAATATTGATAACCACTCGTAGTCAGGTGGTAGGAAACATTACTACTAGCTCAATAAAACCGTACGCATTAGGGATTTTAAATAAAGATGAGTCATggtctttatttaaaaatgtggCTTTTAAGCTTAGGCATGAGCCAAACAACCCCAACACTAAGAAAATTGCAATGGAAATTGTGGACAAGTGTGGAGGTATTCCTCTTGCCATTAGGACAATTGGAAGCATGCTCTATTCCAAACCAGAAGCACAGTGGTCCTCTTTCCTGGAAATGGAATTTTCAAGGATGcctcaaaatgaaaatgatattttacccACTCTCAAACTTAGTTATGATAACCTTCCATCACATATGAAACACTGTTTTGCTTATTGTAGTTTATTTCCAAAAGATTATGAAATTGAAGTTGATATGTTAATAAAACTGTGGCTGGCACAAGGATTTATTAAGTCATCAAGTTCAGGTCAATCTTTGGAGGAGGAAGGGTTTGATATTTTTAGTGAATTACATGCGAGGTCATTCTTTCAAGAAGTAAAAGAAcattatagaaaaaaattagaatgcAAAATGCATGATCTCATGCATGATCTTGCAGTACAAGTAGCAGGAACCGAGTGTACTACATTGCAATCTGTTGGAGAAAATATTAACGGAAGAACTCGGCAtgtatctttcaattttaatttagatcCATCAAATCAGTTTCCAACTTTTTTGTCCAAGAAAAATAGGATTCGAACAATTCTTTTGCCTCAACAATCAAGGGATTCAAAAATGTTAATAGATTGCGATGTTCCTTTAGGTTTAAAGTTCTTGCGTACATTAGATCTTCATCGCTCTGGGCTTAAGAAAGTGCCAAATTCTATTGGTAAGTTGAAGCATTTAAGGTATCTTAATCTTTTTGGGAATGAGGAAATCAAGACACTACCAAATTCAATTACCAAGCTGCATAATTTGCAGACACTGAAACTATCATGTTGCGATGGTTTAGTAGAATTGCCAAGAGATTTGAAGAAGCTAGTGAATCTTAGGCATCTTGAGAACGATGAATGTAATAGTTTGACTCATATGCCTCGTGGGCTGGGACAATTGAGTAATCTTGTGACTTTGAAAGAGTTCATTGTGAATGAGGAGGGCATGGGTCCTACCAATAAGCAGCATAATCAAGCTCAGGTGGGTGTGGGAGGGCTTAATGAATTAATGGAACTTAACAACTTGAGAGGAGAGTTGTATATAAGAAACTTAAGATATGGAAAAGATGCGAGTAAAGAATATAAGGATGCAAAGTTGAAGGAAAAACAACATCTGCGTGCCTTAGGGTTAAGATGGTCAAATGGAAGCAATGATAAAGATGACAATGTTGACGCAACGTCCGAGGCTGAGGATTATGAAATTACGTTGGAAAGCTTGCAACCACACCCAAATcttaaagaattatatatatttgactacAGGGCTGGCGTTAGACTTGCAAGTTGGTTTTCCTCACTTACAACACTTGACAGATTGCTCTTAAACGGATGTGAGAAAATCAAAAATGTTTCGGCACTGAGTCAACTCCCGTGTCTCAAAGCATTGTGGTTGGAGAAGTTGCCTTCCCTGGAGTACATTTCAAACAATAATGCAAAGTCAGTGCCGCTACTATCTACCTTACAAATGCTTGAGTTTTTAGACTTGCCCAATCTGAAGGGATGGTGGAAGGATgttggtgaagaagaagaaaaagatattcCTCTATTCGAGTGTCTTTCTGAATTAAATATCTGGCATGCTCCCAAATTGACTTCCAATATGCCACTGTACCCCTATCTGGAAGGAGAACTTCGGTTGACTGATAATCATAGGTTGAAGACTTTCCAACGAACACAACAGATGAAGATGATGGAttctttctctcctctctcaAATTTGACTTCTCTCTATATTATAGGGATTGAGAGTCTACAATCTCTCTCAGAGGTGAAAACCTACAGCCTCACTTCTCTCAGAAAGCTGTGTGTGGAGAAGtgtccaaaattaaagatcttCTTACCTGCTATTCAACATCTCACCTCTCTTCAAGAACTAGAGATTATCAGTTGCCATGAGGTTGACATATACGGAGACAGTGGGGATGGGAATATGTGGCAAGCTCTTCAAAGCCTTCTTTTTCTCCGCTTACAAGATCTTCCACAACTGGAAACTCTCCCTGACGAGCTTCAACAACTTATCTCCCTCCAGAAACTTACATTGGAAGAGTGTAAGAGTTTGGTGGTTATTCCAGGATGGATCGGAAACCTCAAATCACTTCGAGAGCTTCGTATTAAGGGGTCAAACAAATTGACATCGCTTCCTGAAGGAATGAGTCAGCTCACCTCTTTACAATCACTTTATATTAGTGATTTGCCACAACTGAAAACTCTCCCTGACGGGCTACAGGAACTTACTTCCCTCCAGAAACTTACATTGGAAGAGTGTAAGAGTTTGGTGGATATTCCAAAATGGATCGGCAAGCTCAAATCACTTCGAGAGCTTCGTATTATGGGGTCCGACAAATTCACATCGCTTCCTGACGGAATGCATGAACTTACTTCTTTGCAATCACTTGAAATTAGAGATTTGCCACAACTGGAAACTCTCCCTGACTGTCTACAGCAACTTACTTCCCTCCAGCAACTTATATTGGAACGGTGTAAGAGTTTGATGGATATTCCGGAATGGATTGGCAACCTCAAATCACTTCGACGCCTTCATATTTCCGGGATCAACAAATTAACTTCGCTTCCTGAAGGAATGCGTCAGCTCACCTCTTTGCAATCGCTCTATATTGGAGATTGTGATCCTATCTTAAAGCAAAGATGCGAAAGGGAAACAGGGGAGGATTGGCATAAGATTTCTCACAGCCCATCGTTTTCTATAGATGGTGAAAGGATTAATCCTCCACAAGAACCatccacttcttcttcttcag caGCTCTTGACAAGATATTTAAGAGTTTCAGGAGACTACAGTTGCGCAATAATTGA